The nucleotide window CGTCGTTCACATCAATGGTGACTCCGATCGAGGCACACCGGACTCGGGACATAGACAGAACAGGAATGTCGCTGGTTCAGCGAAGACGCACACAAGCTGCGAACTGCCGCAGCGTATAGTGTCGGTCAGTGGCCAGGTTTTTCACAGGACCTCGCAGATTGTGGGGCGCGGGTCCTTTGGGGAAGTGTACCTCGCCATATCCGAGACTGGCTCGCTGAGCGCCATTAAGGTGTTCCCGCTGAATGACCAGAATGCGCCGCAGCTCATTCGCGAGGTCGAGGCGCTATCGCAAATGCGGCACGAAAATATCGTCGGTTACGACTGCTGCGCTGTTCAGGACAATTTCTTCTTCATCATTTGCGAATACATGGCTGCTGGTACGCTTGGTTCGCTCATTCAGAAGCTCGGGATGATCCCAGAGCGGGCGGCGCGCAAGTACGCATGCGACATGCTCTTCGGCCTCGACTACCTTCATCAACACTCGTGGCTGCACTGCGACATCAAGCCGGAAAATATCCTCATCACCTCTGACGGCACGTGCAAGCTGGCAGACTTTGGTGCTGCCTCACTGGGGCGAAGTTTGAGGGACGCCGTTTCGGTGCGCGGGACGCCGCGATTTTCGGCTCCAGAGGCTATCCTGGGGACGTGGAATCGACAGGCGGATATCTACAGCTTTGGTATCACCGTTGCTCAgatggtgacgggcgtgCACCCATGGCACAACTACAATGAACCTGACCACCTGTTCGTCGTGCGCTACGCGGGCGAGATACGGCATAGTCTACAAACCGGCACGCCATGCGCAATGCAGCCCGACCTACCGACCACTCTGCAGGACAAGGAACTGCAGAGCGCCatccgccgctgctgcgagtTCGACCCTGCTAAGCGTCCGACAACTGAGGAGCTGGTGACACTGCTCTCCTagtcgctgccgctcttttttttttcgctcgACAATGTAAAAATAAAACTACAGTAGAGCGtgacctctctctcttgcctttAATATCTTTTCacgtccgtgtgtgtgtgtgtgtgtgtgtgtgtgtgtgtgtgtgtgtgtgtgtgctctgcTTTGCTCTACCAGCTCCCAGTCTTTGCTTGCCTTCGACTTGgtttttcctcttcgttggctcacccttcctccccttGTTCTTCTCCAACTTTCTCTGCTTCTTTTTAGGCGAGCCTACCTCGGCATGGGCTGCagggtccagcacctcccACTCtgctgtgtggggaagccaggcagcccccccccccctctccctgccaatgTCAAGCCACCTCTGCTCGTCTCAAGGCTAGGTGACTCCGGCGTAGCGCAGTCCGAGGGACTTATCGCCACGGATCTCGGCGGTCCGGTCCTGGAATGGCGTTGCGTCCAAAGGCCCTTGCGGCTGTGATCCAGGTTGTGCCACCCATATGCCAGACAAAGTGTGAACGTGACTCGAACACATTCCACCGGACCCTCGCTGTCcactggtggtggtggggggtgcCTGTACCACCCCGAGAGAGGGATGGACCGGGTGGCGAGCGGCTGTGAAGCAGGGGGTGAGTAGAGTCTGcggcaggggccgtgctcaggtgacggaggcggcacattgctgcagcgcgtgcgtctagcgctgcttcgcgccaTGCCATTAGGCCCGtgacaaggaggaggcaagTGTGACGCTTGACGCATGTTGTATGGCAGGCATGGGCAGCTTGAGGAAGCagttttttctctcttctgcgaGCTACTGTCTACTCaacttttttctctctcgtcctctTGTGTAAATATCGATCCTGTGAAGATCCATGACTGGACGAAGTTGGCGACCGTGGTGGTTAAGGAATGGTGTGGATACCGCAAAGGCCAGGAGTGCGCTGGACCAGGGGCCATGGAAGGATCTTATGCTCACGGAAAAGGATACGGAGAGCGTTGAACATGGAAAACTATGCGTACAGAGCATGACGCCTCTGCAGTAGCTTTACCCACGTCTCCTCCAATGCATCCTTTCATTCGACCTCCCCTACGCTCGTACTTCGTGTGCACGCATGCGTATGCGGCCTCTCGCTCACTGTGCATTTGTGCACCCGTGTATACCCGCTGCCCCTTCTCTAGCCCCTCAATTTTCTGAAGTGATTCACACCTTAGCCTATTTTTTttatatgtgtgtgcgtttcttttctgttgtaATTATGTATTTCCTCAGCATGTTGTAGCccctcggctgctgctctgtgTGTCAACCGGTCGTTTGGCACTTCCGTTGCACGTTTGTGAAACTGAGTGTTTTTGAttgctgtgcgcgtgcacaAACACTCTTCTTGAGCTTCGTGCTTCACCCAGATGTATGCGgtcgcctcttcttctgAGGTGAtggcgctttttttttttgctatGACTTATGCGTGTTTAAGCGGATGCCCCTGCTTGAAATGTTTATGCGTGAAAGTTCAGTTGCGGAGCGCGACTACCCTGCGGTGCAACCTgcgaaaaggaggaaagacACATTTTTGCTGGTTGGAGTGAAAGAGCAAAACAGCGCGAGCGTCTCAccaaggaaaagagagacaaggaagagagcagcTCATGCATGCCGacagaaacgaaaaagggCACACCCACCATGGGAACAAGCAAATGTGGTTGAGCGTTGATAATGCTCACCGACTCCCTCTGCATGCTGTGGCCTTCGTGCGTTAAGGGTGGCGCTACAGTGCAAACGGCAAAGAAAACACACGGCATCGTCgacaagggaaaaaaaagtcAACCGAGAGGGACCATCGCAAGTGGAGGTTTCATGTGTTGCGTTGGATATGGGTGGTTTGACCATCGGGTTTTTCCTCGTCAAGTTGCACGTACGTGCgtctgcctcttcttcctcaaCCGTGACGCGCCTTCCTGTACactcttcctttccttctaCGCCTTTGGTGAccacttcctctctcgccctttCGCCTGGCGGGAGGAATCCACAGGCACACAACTGTTACTGGTCGAAGGTGCCTAGTTGGATTTTTTTGTAACTACTTTCCGACGCTCTATCACGCGTGCCTTAGACTTGCGCGGGAAGTTTGCTCACTTGCGTGCGCACCCCCTCTCCGTGGCAGCTGTGATAGCAAGGCGGAGCGGCTACCGTGCGCACATCCCGCATACCACCCTCGTCATCTGCTTATGTTGATCTTTATTAGTAGGCAAAGACTGGCAGACAAGGCGGCTTGAGACGGGAAAACAAGAggcctccacacacacacaccataaaaagaaagaaagaaggaaagaaatcGTGCTAGCCTCGGGTACCCGATGCAGCTTCGCCGCACGTCCGCATGGCGAGCGCTTTGCCGTATTCCTCGTGCCGTATGTATACAGTGCTGTGAGTCAGTTTCGGTGGCATGtacgtcgtcgtcgcggccAACACCATGTGAGCCGACGAAGCGTTTCTCCAGCCCGATGGTGCAAGAGTGGTGGGTGAACGCTGCCCAGGAGGCAGTCATCTCCCGAAAAGCCATCATGCGAGCAGAGCGCATTGTTACGGAGGCCGACGATCCGCGCTCCAACAAACGGCCCTTCTATGACAGTGATACCAGACGCTGCCTCGTGTGTGACACCCGTCTGGAGGGCAGCTACAGCACGCATAGCCACACTGTTGACCACATACCACGCGTTGCGCTGCTGAAACGCACAATCAGTATGATTCTCACATTTCTCGAGCAGGCCTCGTCCTCAccgtcgacgccgccgcaggCCTTGCCGGAGAAGGCTGGTTCACTGGCTGGCAGTAAACGCTTGCTGAAGTCGGCGTTGCCTCACACAGCAACGGCCACCGCCCCTGCCCCTTCTTGCTTCCACACCCTGTATGCCGAGTCACCGCTCTTTGGCGAGGATGGCGTGCCTAGCCGCGGTCTCCTCTACCACCGCCCGCACACGCTGCGCGAGTTCGACCTGGTAGACGTAATCATGCGACGTTGGTGGAACACCCTGCATAATCCACCACCTAAGCGGGGTAGTCTTTCGTTTGACCGGCTCCTTTCGCTGTCCTCGACGGAGCTGCAGATGCGACGATGGCGCGTGCGCTATCTACTCTACTTTCTCAAGTCCCGCGGTGTTCTGCGCGTTTCTATGTCAGTGAGAGGCGACGATATGAGTGCGGTGGCGCCTTCCAGCGAGCGGATCCACCGTGGAGAAGCCTTTGAGCGTCTCGAGATGGTTGGCGACTCTTTCTTCAAGAGTCTCACCCCCGACCGTATGCACGCCGTCTTCCCAGCTGATGAGGGTGGACTCACGACTGGTCTCCAGTATTTTGAGCGGACGTTGGATTCGAATCATGGTCTGCTGGCCATCTACGACTACCTTGGGCTGGACGACATAATCGGCTGCTATCTAGCCAACAACAAGGCAAAGGCCGACGTTGTAGAGGCAATTATTGGTGAACTGAAGGTCCTATTGTGGTCGGCCGATGTGGTGTGGGGCATGGAGTACTACGCCGTACCTGGGGAGCGCGCTACGCTGGTGTACCTCCGAGCACTGGTGGCACACACCATCGCCGAGCTGGGGCACACGGTGCTGATGTGGCAGTTGGAGAGCACACTGCGCAATTGTCGAGAGTTTATTCTCAAGCATACTGTTGAGGGGTATTTGACCGCCAACGGGGCGAGAGAGCATCGAGCTAAGGGCGAAGAGAGCGAATTCGAATTCGTTGCGGATCTTCCCAAAtacgcaccgctgccgccgttgctcGCGTGGGAGCGACAACGCCCGGGCGCGTCAGTGCCGAAGGGTGAGGTGCAGTACGCCACTAAGCAGTTGCTAGCCAGagcaccaccttctccccAGGATCCGCTTCGCAGACTCGCCCCGACCGCGAGCTGCATCCCAGAAGGTATTCGGAAGCACTACGCCGTAGGGCAGAAAAAATGGAACCCAAATATGTGTGCCGCAGCCGTTGAAGCCCTCTGTGACTCCCTCACACTATCTGCACTGCCACGCAACAGCGGCCGCACCGCGGACGCTCTATCGTCTGACCCCCAGTCGGGATCGTTGCCCCTTTATCCAGAAGCGCAGCCGTCCAAGACCCCGCCGGCGTCCAGGGACGTACGTCGCCATGTACTGCCAGCTCTGGTGACTGCGAATTGCATAGTAATTTGTACTACCAACCTGCCTCTTGCTACTACCATGTAGACTAAGAAGTTCACCGGGTAGCACTGCCGCACACCACgtcgccctctcttttccgttATAGCGTCCCTTTCgtcctcgccagcagctcggtttttttttttcacacTGCAAGTCTTCACTAGGACTCCCCCGGTTGGGCAGCAGGGCTCTATGGTcgaagtgtgtgtgggtgggtgtggggaggAAGCGAGGACCGAAGAAAAGACATtcctttctttgttttccctttcctcccttccctaGCTGCGCGATCTCGCTTACTCTTCTTGAGCTCCGTGCTCCTCGCGGCGTGAAGTGGCTGACGCCCCGCTCCCTTTCAAAGAAAAATGCGCGGCCTTCCTCTCAATGCCCTAAACAAAAGGGTCTTGTCCTTCAAAGCCAGAGAGTGAAGCAGTCTTCGTCGCGTGTACCGACTCGCACTTGGCATTGTGACCTGCATTCGCATGTGTCTCTATCTTTGCTGAACTCGGCACGTTCCTATCTTGAACTCCTTGCTGCCTCCCCTGCGATGTTTCTGTGGTGCATCCTTACTGTCATGCTCTCCCGAATCTTTTGCCTCATTTCTGCATGTCTACCTATCGCTCGTATCTTTCCCCTcttgctcttttctctctggaAGCTGATAGAGTCACATGGAGAGGCGCAGATAGCTATGTATGCATATACGCCAACAATCGAGCTTTGCCTGTAGTGGTACGTGCATACACCAGAGCGTCCGCAGATTTACTTGCTCTGCagcctcccctctttttaAGGCAGATCGGCGTGTCGGTTCTTGTCgatctctctcttccttcctttctctttctcttcttcttgctaCGGCTTCGTCTGCTGTGTTGGTACGGCCTGAGGCGCCGTTATGCGCTATTCATTCCATGTAGACGAGGAattgcacacgcacgtcacGAACCACTCTCACAATCGAAACtggctcttcctcttccgtCTCTGTTTGTTTCTCTTGACAGTTGAGaccctctcctcttgcctTGCTTAGGGTTGGCTCAGCAGTCTAGCCTATTGTTGTTATCGTTGTTAGTCGTATCCTCGTTCTGCCTCTGTTCTCTCTATTTTTTTGTTActgctctgtgcgtgcgtgtcccTCCTTTAGCGCGTGCATGCTGAGAGTATTTTTCTCTCgtcacctctctttctcttcttcccgtACGCGATTGTGTACGTGTTGTCCACCCATTCGCCTTGGAGGGCAACCATATGGGGGTCATAgtgctctctttttgtttgcttttctCTCGAGTTGTTATGCCTTTCATCCCGCAGCCGTCAAAAAGGCTCACGCAGCCGCTCTCTGTCGGAGTGTCACTGTCTCTGGAGGTGCCTTTGCAGACGTCTTCCTGCatgttctcctcctccacctcgtccacatctttttttttttttcacaaGCGACTCCCTCGTGAGACACAAAGGAGAAGTGACTGTATAGGGGTATGGTGGGAGTAAATCTGGAGACGCAACCAGGAAGGAGCCACCGAGAGTAACGTTTGCCTGGCGCAGCATCGCTTTGTTTGCGTTGCGTGAGTGTCCCCTTTTTTTAAACGGAGTTCGTGGGGGAAaatccctcccccctctgcccccccccccccacacataaaaaaaaacatcAATAGATGTTAGTATCAAATGTCTCGGTGCGCAGAACTGGAGTGCtacgaaggaaaaaaggtCCTCCTTGAGCAGCAAAGTACGCGCGGCTGTACAGGAGATGGGggtgcaccccccccccccccccaaaaaaaaaaaaacttaacacacacacgcaggtgcCACTGAAAGTGGGCAATGAAAGCGTCAAGGTAACTTGGAAGGACCGACACGGACTCATAGTCAAAAACACTgttcacacacacgcataaaTTTTGTAGGGTCGGTTGAAATTTGTTGCAAcatcgaaaaaaaaaggacatACTGTGCTATTTGTTTAGCACTGGCGTAGCAACCTTCACGTTTCAGCATCCCCTCCAACACCCATGTACACACAGGATTGCCGGTAGAAGCGAAGGAGATGCTACACCCAGGGTACTCTTGTTTATGTTATTTTCCCTTTAAGATGGTTTCAACAATGTGAACTTCTCGGATACACTGCTGATCTCTATCTTCGTTGCCAATAAATGTAAAAGCGCTTCCGTGCCTCCGTCTCATCCCTATACCCGCAGGGCTCTCTCATGTCTATGTGTAACTAAATCATCCTTTTCCCTGTTCCCTCACCTCTTATTCTCGCTAAACGTCACTGCGTGCGTCCCACACCACACTGTTTTCGCCCGCGTCACCttccaccctcccccccggCGTACCACACGTGGCGCTGTTCTgctttctccccttttcgtGCAACTCTCACCGCCACTATCTGCAGAGTATCCAAGGATGTCTCTGACGCTTATCCCCGATCACTTCCAGCACATCGTGCGTCTGCTTAACACAAATGTGGAGGGCAAGCGCAAGGTGCCGTTCGCGCTGCGCATGGTGAAGGGAGTGGGTATCCGCTTCGCCTACCTGGTGTGCAAGAAGACCGGCATCGATGTGGAGCGCCGCGCTGGCACTCTgacagcggaggagctggagaaggtCGCCGAGGTGATCGTCGACCCCGCGAGGTTCAAGATCCCAGACTGGTTCCTGAACCGCCAGCGCGACCCCAAGACCGGCAAGACGGAGCACCTGTCCAGCTCGATGGTGGATACCCGCCTGCGCGACGACCTTGAGCGCCTAAAGAAGA belongs to Leishmania braziliensis MHOM/BR/75/M2904 complete genome, chromosome 36 and includes:
- a CDS encoding putative 40S ribosomal protein S18, translated to MSLTLIPDHFQHIVRLLNTNVEGKRKVPFALRMVKGVGIRFAYLVCKKTGIDVERRAGTLTAEELEKVAEVIVDPARFKIPDWFLNRQRDPKTGKTEHLSSSMVDTRLRDDLERLKKMRAHRGVRHAYGLRVRGQHTCTSGRHGKTVGVSRGK
- a CDS encoding RNA editing complex protein MP67, whose translation is MVQEWWVNAAQEAVISRKAIMRAERIVTEADDPRSNKRPFYDSDTRRCLVCDTRLEGSYSTHSHTVDHIPRVALLKRTISMILTFLEQASSSPSTPPQALPEKAGSLAGSKRLLKSALPHTATATAPAPSCFHTLYAESPLFGEDGVPSRGLLYHRPHTLREFDLVDVIMRRWWNTLHNPPPKRGSLSFDRLLSLSSTELQMRRWRVRYLLYFLKSRGVLRVSMSVRGDDMSAVAPSSERIHRGEAFERLEMVGDSFFKSLTPDRMHAVFPADEGGLTTGLQYFERTLDSNHGLLAIYDYLGLDDIIGCYLANNKAKADVVEAIIGELKVLLWSADVVWGMEYYAVPGERATLVYLRALVAHTIAELGHTVLMWQLESTLRNCREFILKHTVEGYLTANGAREHRAKGEESEFEFVADLPKYAPLPPLLAWERQRPGASVPKGEVQYATKQLLARAPPSPQDPLRRLAPTASCIPEGIRKHYAVGQKKWNPNMCAAAVEALCDSLTLSALPRNSGRTADALSSDPQSGSLPLYPEAQPSKTPPASRDVRRHVLPALVTANCIVICTTNLPLATTM